From the genome of Bubalus bubalis isolate 160015118507 breed Murrah chromosome 2, NDDB_SH_1, whole genome shotgun sequence, one region includes:
- the SLC22A7 gene encoding solute carrier family 22 member 7 isoform X2: MGFEELLDKVGGFGPFQLRNVALLALPRVLLPMHFLLPIFLAAVPAHRCALPGAPDNFSNQDAWLEAHLPREPDGSLSACLRFTHPQALPNSTLWGEGQNSGEQPEGEPSTVPCPQGWEYNHSEFSSTIATEWDLVCEQKGLNKAISTFFFAGVLVGAVVYGYLSDRFGRRRLLLVAYVSSLVLGLASAASVSYIMFAITRTLTGMALAGFTIIVMPLELEWLDVRHRTVAGVLSSTFWTGGVMLLALISYLIRDWRWLLLTVTLPCVPGILTLWWVPESARWLLTQGRVEEAHRYLLRCARLNGRPVGEDSLSREALNKVAAAERMVRRPSYLDLFRTPRLRYISLCCMVVWFGVNFSYYGVSLDLSGLGLNMYLTQLVFGAVELPSKLLVYLSVRHAGRRLTMAGTLLGAALAVGFRILVSPEMKNWSTALAVMGKGFSEAAFTTVYLFTSELYPTVLSAPSSLQEEEMPMKQVQD; this comes from the exons ATGGGATTCGAGGAGCTGCTAGACAAGGTGGGCGGCTTTGGGCCCTTCCAGCTGCGGAACGTGGCCCTGCTGGCCCTGCCCCGGGTGCTGCTGCCCATGCACTTCCTCCTGCCCATCTTCCTGGCTGCTGTGCCGGCCCACCGCTGTGCCCTGCCTGGGGCCCCGGACAACTTCAGCAACCAGGATGCATGGCTGGAGGCCCACCTGCCCCGGGAACCTGACGGCAGTCTCAGCGCCTGCCTCCGCTTCACCCATCCGCAGGCCCTCCCCAACAGCACGTTGTGGGGAGAGGGGCAGAACTCTGGGGAGCAACCAGAGGGCGAGCCCTCCACAGTGCCCTGTCCTCAGGGCTGGGAGTACAACCACTCGGAATTCTCCTCCACCATTGCAACTGAG TGGGACCTTGTGTGTGAGCAGAAAGGCCTGAACAAAGCCATTTCCACCTTCTTCTTCGCCGGTGTGCTGGTGGGGGCCGTGGTCTATGGATACCTGTCTGACAG GTTTGGGCGGCGCCGCCTGCTGCTGGTGGCCTACGTGAGCTCCCTGGTGCTGGGCCTGGCGTCTGCAGCCTCGGTCAGCTACATCATGTTTGCCATCACTCGAACCCTCACTGGCATGGCTTTGGCTGGCTTCACCATCATTGTGATGCCACTGG AACTGGAGTGGCTGGACGTGAGACACCGGACCGTGGCAGGTGTCCTGAGCAGCACCTTCTGGACAGGGGGTGTGATGCTGTTGGCACTGATCAGCTACCTGATACGGGATTGGCGATGGCTCCTGCTGACTGTCACCCTGCCTTGTGTCCCAGGCATCCTTACCCTCTG GTGGGTGCCTGAATCTGCTCGCTGGCTTCTGACCCAGGGCCGTGTGGAAGAGGCCCACAGGTACCTGCTCCGCTGTGCCAGGCTCAATGGGCGGCCTGTGGGTGAGGACAGCCTGAGCCGGGAG GCCCTGAACAAAGTGGCTGCCGCGGAGCGGATGGTCCGAAGACCCTCGTATTTAGACCTGTTCCGGACACCACGGCTGCGATACATCTCACTGTGCTGCATGGTGGTGTG GTTTGGAGTGAACTTCTCTTACTACGGCGTGAGCCTGGACTTGTCGGGACTAGGCCTGAACATGTACCTGACGCAGCTGGTGTTCGGGGCCGTGGAGCTGCCCTCCAAGCTGCTGGTCTATCTGTCGGTGCGCCACGCGGGACGCCGCCTCACGATGGCGGGAACGCTGCTTGGCGCCGCGCTCGCCGTGGGCTTCAGGATACTGGTGTCCCCCG AGATGAAGAACTGGAGCACCGCCCTGGCGGTGATGGGGAAAGGTTTTTCTGAAGCTGCCTTCACCACTGTCTACCTGTTCACGTCGGAGTTGTACCCTACCGTCCTCAG